A genomic segment from Tuwongella immobilis encodes:
- a CDS encoding YwqJ-related putative deaminase, translating to MKFWLWCLIRKWFPSRTRSTIVRFRPQLDTVESREAPGSFLIEMGYLMAGPSIPAALADTPQGTTSGQSFQPLWDSWRINVGFAQNPYSDVSSGMSGSSNGSTTGTGPSSADVWSPIGEDLFRVFTQSEPVPVAPGIPPNAPLPPSGGGGGSGATNSPPPVGSQAAGFSQLSTSTPADPGVPPHPSTTTGNTTLGMTEAVRGLTDDDFVAGASITLQSGISLDSLRSFSMTVSSDATIALDGGDTTESIITDATGESSFTSTVYSYQFDAAVDVESDGSWTYTESYLYIFDTTTIGGAGDSGPRRDWGNSGYHFQATGSAAGLDFDLELTRDTHQTASQNEIRSFQGQNLALGWAGRLDQQETRTLSVSRDASSGDVQSTDIGWSEATAAASAQASYQRAMSGSFSGTINGVFSASRGQDSFRDYSMTLNWDASASQLTYGGSSNERDREWQHERYDGFASYSVGSSSTVNATEWRFGTGTARQSGGTIIDRDRTQSWDLDASGSWGFATASGTGSSVVASHWNYAATGEYGRRIAGSNGEGSVDGTWSESGHQDHSSHTTETWERPNAGAWQSSAVMNGNQAGGWANSAEGWGTFTLPEASSGANPIYSGGGTILESSGSSWNETTHEQWSRSMGATTWQAQTGGGSGVGQGVASGALTAWGSYIRSIGTVLLNGMWEQRANQVGQTDWDRNYQLGTDGRWRESGTWNQADSASGFWRNSGSGDYTMPPSSVPGLQTYGGGSFAEFQDQLWETDQSISKALDASGNWTVTDGQIESVNTASGWTQYAGDGGYTYASSNFTMTGAWSESARDTQSETTHLSEIWSGSGWTAVAGRYDQLASGFTGQLYSGLGTVILEADASATTRYTGSVQTFEQGGAATRYTQQQHWGLGTNGSWAPSSGQAHQSASTWDQTFSTGSGAYSYQSGNTTLVGTWLQHASTDARTWAETHATLLTNGSWTENHTYQQVDFSAQDDAWSGAGTQLYLPDMSASTRYAGTRSITESGRRHWAEQRSQEWAKSGTAGWVAISGEGTGSGSGSDAILYNGAGTYETDGSNGTGSFSGTWTEAGSSNRTDDERYRYTMDASGNWSTSQGFWDQTASAQSAWSWSGQGTFDFTPDASDVTQYTGSRTTWESGDQNWAEEKQEHWSLAADGTTWLVLLGTGWGSGSSFDATRYIGSGEYGSTSASNAMMHGTWNESGSQRTDRDSQYQYVLTPAGTWSTASGVWNEHGQSQSTWQWTGSGRFEYEPDLSAATQYSGERRISESGQRNWQETTDATWNWSGSTWVVATGVGTGSGSGFDSSSFNGNGTYTTPSALVTLSGSGGTSGSSVRVESSGTWWENGEQRSRYETGYQFALNASGDWTTPHAEKLLWEQSNSAWGWNGSGKMSAVASNVIYVIASGSNVTTPPIFSGSTSWSESGSRSWVDQYESEYERSLTDTTWRAVRGSGTGVSDRITDSSFSGNGTYSWTNAGTPVTGTWSDSGGAYRSTHIDRNYTLRVDASHSNSSMTAFWDTEATSQEFFRNRGGFTYTGTGSRSWDWSTSGSASGTSSGSNSFTAASLTYTGTLIYAETDRRDWQDEFVEHWAVAYGVDAEWEQVSGIGTGTASGSGRRTTTAAGTFYGSDASGNTITGAWDASAKDQDDFEASTHHTWVPASGSTSSRYVGAGERTAHDEQFNQFTHHLSASYTYQSGSTSSEWYSGGGQTHLSARESFEQKLTLNYQLDASGTWALSQASGSATSEARTQDDYTGHGTYGWMDASANNRTGSWTESGIDVNTVRITSTLGLNASGQIDVIDQRKTEISSGSSTWGWMGRSQFTYQPASTDAVEYWGSRRTDEWGNDTWTYHLEATYRPDSGSTSSSASGTASGTASGSSDGWTLESYQGTASGQGGTYETYQGSGSYRRMDESNLTIRGTWNEDGESNKDYTEDAVYRINAAGEWELDHSQWYASHSGSGNWDRAGQGSYTYGSATASGSGSASATTSNSAPMSGLHYTGGGTVYDAVTYESSLNWDETWNRSGTASWQLTSGSGSASSRRESTASFAGSGAYTYRDATTILDGLWQESGSTRRLIESQYRDTVVSGTWQTVGSWTQSVDEDSGWDRAGAGTWHTGLTIGYAGSGSLAEAYSTRWQSRTQETWAMNASGSWSVVSGSGTGSNTVDTESQFAGGGTYTSTWNGFPLNGTWNTAQHDQSHDVSSLAWTLGSTGEWTTTGTGRTTWDGSSSASQAGSAAGSLSGSDGWGGLQWSGNATYSDNMSMSGSYSAVLDWTYSNSTWTPTSGTGHHTQIGQWSVGYVGNGTYQRPLDAGTLNGTWSQLGSGSGSWSEDTTLRHLGGTASWETSTHVDETATGSEQFQYAGTGAYHTTSASSWTGYDGSIYNNSSAFHSEAQESGQQGWSYTLTATTDIGWDGVVQGQVTINASGSASQRWDTTASGSSSSDHHNHTSNASSYSRSTSQWMRQIHLGSDTTWSEQYTITQSGSAVSIIGQSSLTRNAWGDASGSSQASGVSGQWVRMQTASMSGTSAPDGTMSGTSAPDGTMSGSMSGSMSGTASGSSSSTSFTSGTTSGDAWYGTESTWNMTSNSQDHYRRETSWIATHGTGSSGWGSASMTNTSTHVWGSWQGSSNHTTTTTNYGGTSTSSYGWPGSGSYDQWQWNEGFGTEIWIGGYGGYGGYGGYGWPGTTGLSPRIGSIPTGPMGAAGWGYVESSASASGSASGFPASGSSGSGSMSGTTSGSGASTQNIGYGGSGSSSSGTGSGSGSTVTPDNGGAGSGSGSSSGSGSGSVSGGIEYFPIGLPLLIGQTPNPQEMPNPVKKFEEDSHDLDFLRDLDLPWVGKKYQEQFQRMSPGDRAGIRDWFLKNGEKNKAEILRQLELRENPGSRHELPEETKQWNAISSLADYLYKHSETERASARAAFEKLQKQQEEARRREINELAENITPYMSDFEREWDRIRRGMQFILFESAAGTAIVGMLHNRYVYGGLQIAGGVLVSVTGTGPLVSGAILFWRIDQILTGGELLFWNPDAKSMGATVIREIGGESKAIRLAELLYDFGPDGLLLVKKLAQLRKINAPASASNSHPLLSTQQLNSLAVEEYAGRVLLGVSKKEIGPVVSIAQDTVTGRVSKVYFNNVDGKYPANLSDVIASRLKTVPEYVKTKGPGSHAEVYAVDELLKARPGAKLSDIQVLTLETADAKRLLTVKPPCPHCDHLLEGVQYLK from the coding sequence ATGAAGTTCTGGCTGTGGTGCTTGATCCGTAAGTGGTTTCCCAGTCGAACCAGATCGACGATCGTTCGGTTTCGTCCGCAGTTGGACACCGTCGAATCTCGAGAGGCACCTGGTTCGTTTCTGATCGAGATGGGCTATCTGATGGCTGGGCCATCCATCCCGGCTGCGCTCGCGGACACTCCCCAAGGGACGACTTCGGGACAATCATTTCAGCCGCTTTGGGATAGCTGGCGGATCAACGTCGGATTCGCTCAGAATCCATACAGCGATGTCAGCAGTGGGATGAGCGGATCGTCGAATGGCAGCACAACCGGCACTGGCCCTTCGTCGGCAGATGTTTGGTCGCCCATCGGTGAAGATCTCTTTCGGGTGTTCACTCAGAGCGAACCGGTTCCAGTTGCACCGGGGATTCCGCCCAATGCCCCGCTTCCGCCAAGCGGTGGCGGCGGGGGTTCAGGTGCCACCAATTCGCCGCCTCCGGTCGGATCGCAGGCGGCTGGCTTCAGTCAATTGAGCACCTCAACACCTGCGGATCCGGGTGTCCCACCGCATCCATCCACCACGACCGGAAACACCACGTTGGGGATGACCGAAGCGGTTCGCGGTCTCACCGATGACGATTTTGTCGCGGGTGCATCGATCACACTCCAAAGCGGAATATCGCTCGATTCGCTTCGATCCTTCTCAATGACCGTTTCGAGCGATGCAACCATTGCTTTGGATGGGGGCGACACCACCGAATCGATCATCACCGATGCGACTGGGGAATCGTCATTCACGTCAACGGTTTATTCGTACCAGTTCGATGCCGCTGTGGATGTCGAATCGGATGGCTCGTGGACCTATACCGAAAGTTACCTCTACATCTTTGATACCACCACGATCGGGGGAGCGGGGGACTCGGGACCACGACGAGACTGGGGCAATTCCGGCTATCACTTCCAAGCCACCGGATCGGCAGCGGGTCTTGATTTTGATCTCGAATTGACTCGTGACACGCATCAGACGGCATCACAAAATGAGATTCGTTCGTTCCAGGGCCAAAATCTGGCGTTGGGCTGGGCGGGCCGTCTCGATCAGCAAGAAACGCGCACGCTCAGCGTGTCGCGCGATGCCAGCAGCGGCGATGTCCAGTCGACTGATATCGGCTGGAGCGAGGCGACGGCTGCGGCGAGTGCCCAAGCATCGTATCAGCGTGCGATGTCGGGGTCATTCAGCGGGACAATCAATGGGGTCTTCTCCGCCAGTCGGGGACAAGATTCATTCCGCGATTATTCAATGACCTTGAATTGGGATGCAAGTGCTTCGCAACTGACGTATGGCGGCTCATCGAACGAGCGGGATCGAGAATGGCAGCATGAGCGTTATGATGGATTTGCCAGCTATTCGGTCGGCTCGTCGTCGACGGTCAACGCGACCGAATGGCGATTCGGAACTGGAACGGCACGTCAATCGGGCGGCACGATCATCGACCGCGATCGAACGCAATCCTGGGATCTGGATGCGTCTGGAAGTTGGGGCTTCGCGACAGCCAGTGGAACCGGATCTTCGGTTGTCGCCAGTCATTGGAATTACGCGGCTACGGGTGAATATGGTCGGAGGATTGCCGGCTCGAATGGTGAGGGCTCCGTGGATGGGACGTGGTCAGAATCCGGTCATCAGGATCACAGTTCGCACACGACTGAGACTTGGGAACGTCCGAATGCGGGAGCCTGGCAATCATCAGCCGTCATGAATGGCAACCAAGCCGGTGGTTGGGCCAACTCGGCGGAAGGCTGGGGCACGTTTACGCTTCCAGAAGCATCATCGGGTGCCAACCCAATCTATTCGGGTGGCGGCACGATTTTGGAATCCAGTGGCTCTTCGTGGAACGAAACGACTCACGAGCAGTGGTCGCGGTCGATGGGGGCAACGACCTGGCAAGCCCAGACTGGTGGGGGTTCAGGTGTTGGGCAAGGCGTTGCATCGGGAGCATTGACGGCGTGGGGCAGCTACATCAGGTCGATCGGGACTGTCTTACTCAATGGCATGTGGGAGCAGCGTGCGAATCAAGTTGGCCAGACGGATTGGGATCGGAATTATCAGCTTGGGACCGATGGACGTTGGCGTGAGTCGGGGACTTGGAACCAGGCCGATTCCGCGTCGGGATTCTGGCGAAACTCGGGCAGCGGCGATTACACCATGCCGCCGAGTTCCGTGCCGGGCCTGCAAACGTACGGGGGTGGCAGTTTTGCGGAGTTCCAAGATCAGCTCTGGGAAACGGACCAGTCGATCTCCAAGGCACTGGATGCCTCGGGCAATTGGACGGTCACCGATGGTCAGATCGAGAGCGTGAACACGGCATCGGGATGGACGCAATACGCAGGCGATGGTGGCTACACCTACGCCAGTTCGAACTTCACGATGACGGGAGCATGGAGCGAATCGGCGCGCGATACCCAATCGGAAACGACACACTTGTCCGAGATTTGGTCCGGAAGTGGCTGGACTGCTGTCGCTGGTCGATACGACCAACTCGCTTCGGGATTCACCGGTCAGCTTTATTCCGGCCTGGGGACCGTAATCCTCGAAGCGGACGCCAGCGCAACCACACGATACACGGGATCTGTCCAAACCTTCGAGCAAGGGGGGGCGGCGACTCGATACACCCAGCAGCAGCATTGGGGACTCGGGACCAATGGCAGTTGGGCGCCCTCATCGGGGCAAGCGCATCAGTCTGCATCGACCTGGGATCAAACCTTCTCGACCGGCAGCGGCGCGTACAGCTATCAGAGTGGGAATACGACGCTTGTCGGGACGTGGCTGCAACATGCCTCCACCGATGCACGCACCTGGGCGGAAACCCACGCAACCTTGCTCACCAATGGCTCGTGGACCGAGAATCATACCTATCAGCAAGTCGATTTTTCTGCTCAAGATGATGCGTGGTCCGGGGCTGGCACGCAGCTTTATCTACCCGATATGAGTGCCAGCACGCGTTATGCGGGAACGCGCTCGATCACGGAATCGGGCAGGCGTCATTGGGCGGAGCAGCGCAGTCAAGAATGGGCCAAATCCGGGACGGCTGGTTGGGTCGCAATATCGGGCGAAGGTACCGGGTCGGGGTCAGGGTCGGATGCCATTCTGTACAACGGCGCAGGCACCTACGAAACCGATGGTTCCAACGGGACCGGCTCCTTTTCGGGGACGTGGACCGAGGCAGGCTCATCCAATCGCACGGACGATGAACGGTATCGCTATACCATGGATGCCAGCGGCAATTGGAGCACCTCCCAAGGTTTCTGGGATCAGACCGCGTCCGCTCAATCCGCGTGGAGTTGGTCGGGACAAGGCACGTTCGATTTTACACCCGATGCCAGTGATGTCACTCAATACACTGGCAGCCGCACGACCTGGGAATCCGGCGATCAGAATTGGGCTGAGGAGAAACAGGAGCATTGGTCGCTTGCTGCCGATGGCACGACCTGGTTGGTGCTCCTCGGCACAGGCTGGGGTTCTGGGAGCAGTTTTGACGCGACCCGTTACATCGGCTCTGGGGAGTATGGTTCGACCAGTGCATCGAATGCGATGATGCACGGCACCTGGAACGAATCGGGCAGCCAACGCACCGATCGCGATAGCCAATATCAATATGTGCTGACGCCTGCAGGAACTTGGTCCACCGCCAGTGGCGTCTGGAATGAACACGGCCAAAGTCAATCAACTTGGCAATGGACGGGTTCTGGGCGATTCGAGTACGAGCCTGATCTCAGCGCGGCGACGCAGTATTCGGGCGAACGGCGAATCTCAGAATCGGGTCAACGGAATTGGCAAGAAACGACCGATGCGACTTGGAATTGGTCGGGCAGTACTTGGGTGGTCGCCACCGGTGTCGGTACGGGCAGCGGGTCCGGCTTTGATTCAAGTTCGTTCAACGGAAATGGTACCTACACCACCCCCAGCGCGTTGGTCACGCTCTCGGGTAGTGGAGGCACCTCGGGCAGTTCGGTTCGTGTGGAATCCAGTGGCACCTGGTGGGAAAACGGCGAGCAACGATCCCGCTATGAGACCGGTTATCAGTTCGCGCTGAATGCGAGTGGCGATTGGACAACGCCGCATGCCGAGAAGTTGTTGTGGGAACAATCGAACTCCGCTTGGGGCTGGAATGGCAGCGGCAAGATGTCGGCGGTGGCGAGCAATGTGATTTATGTTATCGCATCCGGATCGAATGTCACCACACCTCCGATCTTCAGCGGATCGACCAGTTGGAGCGAATCCGGCTCCCGAAGCTGGGTGGATCAGTACGAATCCGAATATGAACGCAGCCTCACGGATACCACTTGGCGTGCCGTCCGAGGCTCGGGCACCGGCGTCAGCGATCGCATAACCGACTCCAGTTTCAGCGGGAATGGGACCTATTCGTGGACAAATGCAGGTACACCGGTCACCGGCACCTGGTCGGATTCGGGCGGTGCTTATCGTTCGACTCACATCGATCGCAACTATACCTTGCGAGTCGATGCCAGTCATTCGAATAGCTCGATGACAGCATTTTGGGACACCGAAGCGACCTCGCAGGAGTTCTTCCGCAATCGTGGTGGCTTCACCTACACCGGCACTGGTAGCCGATCGTGGGATTGGTCCACCTCGGGATCGGCATCGGGCACCTCCAGCGGCTCGAATTCATTCACCGCGGCGAGCCTCACCTACACCGGCACCTTGATTTACGCCGAGACCGACCGCCGCGATTGGCAAGATGAATTTGTCGAACATTGGGCCGTCGCCTATGGGGTGGACGCCGAGTGGGAGCAAGTCTCGGGCATCGGCACCGGGACTGCGTCTGGATCAGGCCGACGCACGACCACAGCTGCGGGAACATTCTACGGCAGCGATGCCTCCGGCAACACGATCACCGGCGCATGGGATGCATCTGCCAAGGATCAGGATGATTTTGAGGCATCGACCCATCATACCTGGGTGCCTGCATCCGGCTCGACTTCAAGTCGCTACGTCGGCGCCGGTGAACGCACCGCGCACGATGAACAATTCAATCAGTTCACCCATCATCTGAGTGCCAGCTATACCTATCAGTCTGGAAGCACATCCTCCGAGTGGTATTCCGGTGGCGGGCAGACCCATCTGTCCGCTCGCGAATCCTTCGAGCAAAAGCTGACACTCAACTATCAGTTGGATGCATCGGGCACCTGGGCATTGAGCCAAGCCAGCGGCTCCGCCACTAGCGAAGCACGCACGCAGGATGATTACACTGGCCATGGCACCTATGGCTGGATGGACGCTTCGGCCAATAATCGCACTGGCTCGTGGACTGAGAGCGGGATTGATGTCAACACCGTGCGGATCACCTCCACATTGGGGTTGAACGCATCTGGGCAGATTGATGTAATCGATCAACGCAAGACGGAGATTTCCTCCGGTAGCTCGACCTGGGGCTGGATGGGCCGGTCGCAGTTCACCTATCAGCCGGCTTCCACCGATGCCGTAGAATACTGGGGTAGTCGCCGTACCGATGAGTGGGGGAATGATACCTGGACTTATCATCTCGAAGCCACCTATCGACCAGACTCCGGCTCGACTTCCAGTTCCGCGTCTGGCACTGCATCCGGGACAGCAAGTGGTAGTTCCGATGGCTGGACCCTGGAGTCCTATCAGGGGACGGCCAGCGGTCAGGGTGGAACCTATGAGACATATCAGGGATCCGGCAGCTATCGTCGAATGGATGAGAGCAATCTGACCATTCGTGGGACTTGGAATGAGGATGGAGAATCCAACAAAGACTACACCGAAGATGCGGTCTATCGCATCAATGCTGCAGGTGAATGGGAGTTGGATCATTCCCAGTGGTACGCCAGCCATTCCGGCAGCGGCAACTGGGATCGAGCGGGGCAAGGTTCTTACACTTACGGATCTGCGACCGCGTCAGGCTCCGGTTCTGCATCCGCAACTACCAGTAATTCGGCTCCGATGTCGGGGCTGCATTACACCGGTGGCGGCACCGTTTATGACGCCGTCACCTATGAGAGCAGTCTCAACTGGGACGAGACTTGGAACCGTTCCGGCACTGCCTCTTGGCAACTCACCAGCGGCTCGGGATCCGCGTCCAGTCGCCGGGAAAGCACCGCGAGTTTCGCCGGTTCGGGTGCTTACACCTACCGCGATGCGACGACCATACTCGATGGCCTGTGGCAAGAGTCCGGCTCCACCCGTCGTTTGATCGAAAGCCAATATCGCGACACCGTTGTCAGTGGAACTTGGCAAACGGTTGGTTCATGGACGCAATCGGTCGATGAAGATTCGGGCTGGGATCGAGCGGGTGCCGGCACTTGGCACACCGGGCTGACCATCGGTTATGCTGGTTCTGGCTCGCTGGCGGAAGCCTATTCCACGCGCTGGCAGTCCCGCACGCAAGAAACTTGGGCGATGAATGCCAGCGGTTCGTGGAGCGTCGTCTCGGGCAGCGGTACCGGCAGCAACACCGTTGACACGGAGAGCCAATTCGCGGGTGGTGGCACATACACCAGCACCTGGAACGGCTTCCCACTCAATGGCACCTGGAACACTGCCCAGCATGATCAGTCGCACGATGTCTCCTCACTCGCATGGACGCTCGGCAGCACCGGCGAGTGGACCACCACCGGCACCGGACGTACGACCTGGGATGGCTCCTCATCCGCATCGCAAGCGGGATCCGCAGCCGGTTCGCTCAGCGGCTCCGATGGCTGGGGCGGCCTGCAATGGTCAGGCAACGCGACATATTCGGACAACATGAGCATGTCCGGCTCCTATTCCGCGGTGCTCGATTGGACCTATTCCAACTCGACTTGGACTCCAACATCGGGAACGGGTCACCACACCCAGATCGGTCAATGGAGTGTGGGCTACGTCGGAAATGGCACCTATCAACGTCCCCTGGATGCTGGCACCCTCAACGGCACCTGGTCGCAACTTGGAAGTGGATCTGGATCGTGGAGTGAAGATACGACTCTGCGTCATTTGGGTGGCACTGCCAGTTGGGAAACCTCCACTCATGTTGATGAAACCGCAACAGGCTCCGAGCAGTTCCAATATGCGGGTACCGGTGCCTATCACACCACCTCCGCATCCAGTTGGACCGGCTATGATGGCTCCATTTACAACAATTCGAGTGCCTTCCACAGCGAAGCTCAGGAAAGCGGACAGCAAGGCTGGTCCTACACACTAACCGCCACCACCGACATCGGTTGGGATGGTGTCGTCCAAGGTCAGGTCACCATCAACGCATCGGGCAGCGCCTCGCAGCGTTGGGATACCACCGCCTCGGGGTCTTCCTCGAGCGATCATCACAATCATACGAGCAACGCATCGAGCTACTCTCGTAGCACCAGCCAATGGATGCGTCAAATCCACCTGGGCAGCGACACGACCTGGAGTGAGCAGTACACGATCACGCAATCCGGTTCGGCGGTGTCGATCATTGGCCAATCGAGCCTGACCAGGAACGCCTGGGGGGATGCCAGTGGCTCGAGTCAAGCCAGCGGAGTCAGCGGTCAATGGGTCCGCATGCAAACCGCCTCGATGAGCGGCACCAGTGCCCCGGATGGCACCATGAGCGGCACCAGCGCCCCGGATGGCACCATGAGCGGCTCGATGAGTGGTTCCATGAGTGGCACCGCCAGCGGAAGCAGTAGCAGCACCAGCTTCACCAGCGGCACGACAAGCGGAGATGCCTGGTACGGAACCGAATCGACCTGGAACATGACCAGCAACTCCCAGGATCATTATCGACGCGAGACCTCCTGGATTGCCACCCACGGAACCGGATCGAGCGGCTGGGGCAGTGCCAGCATGACCAACACCAGCACCCACGTCTGGGGATCCTGGCAAGGCAGTTCCAATCACACGACCACCACGACGAACTACGGCGGAACGAGTACCTCCTCATACGGCTGGCCTGGCTCGGGCAGCTACGACCAATGGCAGTGGAACGAAGGCTTCGGCACCGAAATCTGGATCGGCGGCTATGGCGGATACGGTGGTTACGGTGGATATGGCTGGCCCGGCACAACCGGCCTGTCACCCCGAATCGGCAGTATCCCGACAGGACCGATGGGCGCGGCAGGCTGGGGCTATGTCGAAAGCTCGGCCAGTGCATCCGGCAGCGCATCGGGATTCCCCGCAAGCGGCTCCAGCGGCAGTGGCTCCATGTCCGGCACAACAAGCGGCTCCGGGGCATCGACTCAAAATATCGGCTACGGAGGCAGTGGGAGTTCATCGAGCGGAACAGGATCGGGGAGCGGGTCTACGGTGACGCCAGACAACGGCGGAGCCGGAAGCGGATCGGGGAGTTCGAGCGGAAGCGGGTCGGGATCGGTGAGCGGTGGAATCGAGTACTTTCCGATCGGATTACCCTTGCTGATCGGACAAACACCAAATCCACAAGAAATGCCCAACCCCGTTAAAAAATTTGAAGAGGATTCTCATGATCTTGACTTCCTTCGTGATCTCGACCTGCCATGGGTCGGAAAAAAATATCAAGAGCAATTCCAAAGAATGTCTCCCGGTGATCGAGCAGGGATTCGCGATTGGTTTCTCAAAAACGGAGAGAAAAACAAAGCGGAAATCCTTCGGCAACTCGAGCTTCGCGAGAATCCAGGATCGAGACATGAACTTCCTGAAGAAACGAAGCAATGGAATGCTATTTCCAGCTTAGCCGACTATTTGTACAAACACTCCGAAACAGAACGGGCATCGGCACGCGCCGCATTTGAAAAACTCCAAAAGCAGCAGGAAGAGGCTCGAAGAAGAGAGATCAATGAACTTGCCGAGAACATCACACCTTACATGAGTGATTTCGAGAGAGAATGGGATCGTATTCGGCGAGGAATGCAGTTCATCCTGTTTGAGTCGGCAGCGGGCACGGCGATTGTCGGCATGTTGCATAACCGATACGTTTATGGTGGATTGCAAATCGCAGGCGGAGTTCTGGTTTCAGTCACAGGCACGGGACCACTTGTTTCAGGAGCGATTCTGTTCTGGCGGATCGATCAAATTCTCACCGGTGGAGAATTACTGTTCTGGAATCCAGATGCGAAATCGATGGGAGCCACTGTCATTCGGGAGATCGGAGGTGAGTCGAAAGCCATTCGTCTTGCCGAACTGCTCTATGATTTTGGCCCAGACGGCCTGCTGCTGGTGAAGAAACTGGCTCAGCTCCGGAAAATCAATGCCCCAGCCTCTGCATCAAACTCCCACCCGCTGTTGTCCACTCAGCAGTTGAACTCACTTGCGGTCGAGGAATATGCAGGTCGGGTACTGCTGGGTGTTTCGAAGAAGGAAATCGGTCCTGTAGTGAGCATCGCTCAGGACACGGTAACCGGCAGGGTTAGCAAGGTGTACTTCAACAATGTGGATGGCAAGTATCCGGCTAATTTGTCTGATGTCATCGCCTCTCGGCTAAAGACAGTTCCTGAGTATGTCAAGACGAAGGGGCCGGGCAGCCATGCTGAAGTCTACGCCGTTGACGAGTTGCTCAAGGCTCGTCCCGGTGCCAAGCTGAGTGACATTCAGGTGTTGACACTTGAGACAGCGGACGCCAAACGTCTGCTGACCGTGAAGCCGCCATGTCCGCACTGTGACCACCTCCTTGAGGGGGTTCAATACCTGAAGTAG
- a CDS encoding DNA modification methylase translates to MQIELRSLPSIRPYPDNPRLNDNAVETVAASIRDYGFRQPIVVDAEGVIICGHTRYKAAQKLGLERVPVHVATELTPAQVRAYRIADNQSAQLAQWDESLLALELAALQAMNFDISEMGFADEMLQRLLAPEPMDGLTDPDQVPAPPDEAITQPGDIWILGKHRLRCGDSASVEDLDDLLDGVSIHLVHTDPPYNVAIESRSNRAIAAGLSSFEDFGSTSPSNLGEQLRPKDRMLENDSLSDEDFAKRLEAWFGNIARVLLPGRAFYLWGGYSNCANYPAALKSTGLKFSQALIWVKEWPVMGRKDFMGNHEWCFYGWREGAAHRFFGPNNATDVWSVKKVSPQSMVHLTEKPVELAERAIEYSTQAGEHVLDLFGGSGSTLIAAEKTGRRAFLMEIDSLYCDVIIQRWEQFTGKKATRMSPSIMG, encoded by the coding sequence ATGCAAATCGAACTCCGTTCACTCCCCTCAATTCGTCCCTATCCCGATAACCCGCGTCTCAACGACAATGCCGTCGAGACCGTCGCCGCTTCGATCCGGGACTACGGTTTTCGTCAGCCGATCGTCGTCGATGCCGAGGGCGTGATCATCTGTGGCCACACCCGATACAAGGCGGCTCAAAAACTCGGCCTGGAGCGCGTGCCCGTTCACGTTGCGACGGAATTGACTCCCGCCCAGGTCCGCGCCTATCGCATCGCGGACAACCAGTCGGCTCAGCTTGCTCAGTGGGATGAGAGTCTGCTTGCGCTCGAACTGGCCGCACTTCAAGCGATGAATTTCGATATCAGCGAAATGGGGTTCGCCGACGAGATGCTGCAGCGGCTGCTCGCGCCCGAACCGATGGATGGATTGACCGATCCCGATCAGGTGCCCGCCCCACCCGATGAAGCGATCACCCAGCCGGGCGATATCTGGATCCTGGGCAAACATCGGCTTCGCTGTGGGGATTCTGCCAGCGTCGAAGATCTCGATGACCTGCTGGATGGAGTCTCGATCCATCTCGTGCATACCGACCCACCGTACAACGTGGCGATTGAATCTCGATCGAACCGCGCCATCGCTGCGGGGCTGTCTTCGTTTGAAGATTTCGGCTCCACCAGCCCATCAAATCTGGGCGAGCAGCTTCGCCCCAAAGACAGGATGCTGGAGAATGACAGTCTTTCGGACGAGGATTTCGCGAAACGCCTGGAAGCTTGGTTCGGTAACATCGCCAGAGTGCTTTTGCCAGGTCGAGCGTTCTATCTTTGGGGAGGCTATTCCAACTGCGCAAACTATCCAGCAGCGCTGAAATCGACGGGACTGAAATTCTCGCAGGCACTGATCTGGGTGAAAGAATGGCCTGTGATGGGACGTAAGGATTTTATGGGCAATCACGAGTGGTGCTTCTATGGCTGGCGTGAAGGGGCAGCTCATCGCTTCTTCGGGCCCAACAACGCGACCGATGTCTGGAGCGTCAAGAAGGTCAGTCCGCAATCCATGGTGCATCTGACCGAGAAGCCGGTCGAACTCGCCGAGCGAGCGATCGAATACTCCACCCAAGCAGGCGAGCATGTTCTCGACCTGTTTGGCGGTTCCGGCTCGACATTGATCGCTGCCGAGAAGACGGGGCGTCGAGCGTTCTTAATGGAAATCGACTCGCTGTATTGCGACGTGATCATTCAGCGATGGGAACAGTTCACCGGCAAGAAAGCGACGCGAATGTCGCCTTCCATCATGGGCTGA